Proteins encoded by one window of Anguilla rostrata isolate EN2019 chromosome 9, ASM1855537v3, whole genome shotgun sequence:
- the LOC135264208 gene encoding amino acid transporter heavy chain SLC3A2-like isoform X2 — protein MSKDLDVEMKDVELNEVDQEKQPMTDGEAGNGDGISPTSTEKNGIVKVKIPEDGTAVKFTGLSKEELLKVAGTPGWVRTRWALLVLFWLGWLGMLAGAVAIIVQAPRCKPLPKMNWWNEGPLYQIGDVAAFTGGNTLKGLAEKMESLSQLKVKGLVLGPIHVSNMDQSDSLSFTEIAPGVGTLEEFKFLIKTAQKKNIAVVLDLTPNYRGREPWFANGSVTDVAEKLKPALVYWLKEGVDGVQLSGVERLVTVVPSQWADIRAIVQNGTTDGKEKALFGVTEQGSVAEVSRLLNSSGVDLLMSGVLRSSLTGVDRAEALQHLYAQNQMSVAWTMGDRRHGHLASLVSPNMLALNQMLLFTLPGTPVFNYGDEIGLEDEENKFPKMLWDTANAANSTEKDRESIRSFFQKLSELRGKERSLLYGSFRVLHNSTSCLGYLRQWDQSAGYLAAFNWGEESASLSLAHASLPATATVTLSTDTAAFPKDSSVKLAALELGSGQAVLLQYPYTA, from the exons ATGAGTAAGGACCTCGACGTCGAAATGAAGGATGTGGAACTGAACGAGGTGGACCAGGAGAAGCAGCCCATGACCGACGGAGAGGCCGGGAACGGGGACGGTATTTCCCCGACCAGCACGGAGAAAAACGGCATTGTGAAGGTGAAGATCCCGGAGGATGGGACGGCGGTGAAGTTCACCGGGCTCAGCAAAGAGGAGCTCCTGAAAGTGGCCGGAACTCCCGG GTGGGTCCGGACGCGGTGGGCCCTGCTGGTGCTGTTCTGGCTCGGGTGGCTCGGGATGTTGGCCGGAGCCGTCGCCATCATCGTCCAGGCCCCGCGGTGCAAGCCGCTGCCCAAAATGAACTGGTGGAACGAGGGACCTCTGTACCAGATCGGCGACGTGGCCGCGTTTACCGGGGGCAATACCCTGAAAG GACTGGCAGAGAAGATGGAAAGCCTGAGCCAGCTGAAGGTGAAGGGATTGGTTCTCGGGCCCATCCATGTGTCCAACATGGACCAATCAGATAGCCTCAGTTTCACAGAAATCGCACCAGGCGTGGGAACCCTGGAGGAATTCAAGTTTCTGATcaaaactgcacagaaaaagA aTATTGCGGTGGTTTTGGACCTGACCCCCAACTACAGGGGCCGTGAGCCGTGGTTCGCCAACGGCAGCGTCACCGATGTGGCAGAGAAGCTGAAG ccggCGCTGGTCTACTGGCTGAAGGAAGGGGTGGACGGGGTGCAGCTGTCCGGGGTGGAGCGCCTGGTCACCGTGGTGCCGAGCCAGTGGGCCGATATCCGAGCAATCGTGCAGAACGGAACCACGGACGGCAAGGAGAA GGCTCTCTTCGGGGTCACAGAGCAGGGGTCGGTGGCGGAGGTGTCCCGCCTGCTGAACAGCTCCGGGGTGGACCTGCTGATGTCGGGGGTCCTGCGGTCCAGTCTGACCGGGGTGGACCGGGCCGAGGCCCTGCAGCACCTGTACGCCCAGAACCAGATGTCCGTGGCCTGGACCATGGGAGACCGCCGGCATGGCCACCTGGCCTCCCTGGTCAGCCCCAACATGCTCGCACTCAACCAGATGCTGCTGTTCACCCTGCCCGGCACGCCCGTGTTCAACTACGGAGACGAGATCGGGCTGGAGGATgag GAAAACAAGTTTCCCAAGATGCTTTGGGACACTGCGAATGCAGCAAACAGTACTGAGAAA gaTAGGGAGTCGATTCGTTCGTTCTTCCAGAAGCTGAGCGAGCTGCGTGGGAAGGAGCGGTCGCTGCTGTACGGAAGCTTCCGGGTCCTGCAcaactccacttcctgtctggggTACCTGCGCCAGTGGGACCAGAGCGCGGGCTACCTGGCCGCCTTCAACTGGGGGGAGGAGTCTGCGTCCCTGAGCCTCGCCCACGCGTCGCTCCCGGCAACGGCAACCGTAACCCTGAGCACGGACACCGCGGCGTTCCCCAAGGACAGCAGTGTGAAGCTGGCTGCCCTGGAGCTGGGGTCgggccaggctgtgctgctgcagtaccCTTACACTGCCTGA
- the LOC135264208 gene encoding amino acid transporter heavy chain SLC3A2-like isoform X1, producing the protein MSKDLDVEMKDVELNEVDQEKQPMTDGEAGNGDGISPTSTEKNGIVKVKIPEDGTAVKFTGLSKEELLKVAGTPGWVRTRWALLVLFWLGWLGMLAGAVAIIVQAPRCKPLPKMNWWNEGPLYQIGDVAAFTGGNTLKGLAEKMESLSQLKVKGLVLGPIHVSNMDQSDSLSFTEIAPGVGTLEEFKFLIKTAQKKNIAVVLDLTPNYRGREPWFANGSVTDVAEKLKPALVYWLKEGVDGVQLSGVERLVTVVPSQWADIRAIVQNGTTDGKEKALFGVTEQGSVAEVSRLLNSSGVDLLMSGVLRSSLTGVDRAEALQHLYAQNQMSVAWTMGDRRHGHLASLVSPNMLALNQMLLFTLPGTPVFNYGDEIGLEDEQENKFPKMLWDTANAANSTEKDRESIRSFFQKLSELRGKERSLLYGSFRVLHNSTSCLGYLRQWDQSAGYLAAFNWGEESASLSLAHASLPATATVTLSTDTAAFPKDSSVKLAALELGSGQAVLLQYPYTA; encoded by the exons ATGAGTAAGGACCTCGACGTCGAAATGAAGGATGTGGAACTGAACGAGGTGGACCAGGAGAAGCAGCCCATGACCGACGGAGAGGCCGGGAACGGGGACGGTATTTCCCCGACCAGCACGGAGAAAAACGGCATTGTGAAGGTGAAGATCCCGGAGGATGGGACGGCGGTGAAGTTCACCGGGCTCAGCAAAGAGGAGCTCCTGAAAGTGGCCGGAACTCCCGG GTGGGTCCGGACGCGGTGGGCCCTGCTGGTGCTGTTCTGGCTCGGGTGGCTCGGGATGTTGGCCGGAGCCGTCGCCATCATCGTCCAGGCCCCGCGGTGCAAGCCGCTGCCCAAAATGAACTGGTGGAACGAGGGACCTCTGTACCAGATCGGCGACGTGGCCGCGTTTACCGGGGGCAATACCCTGAAAG GACTGGCAGAGAAGATGGAAAGCCTGAGCCAGCTGAAGGTGAAGGGATTGGTTCTCGGGCCCATCCATGTGTCCAACATGGACCAATCAGATAGCCTCAGTTTCACAGAAATCGCACCAGGCGTGGGAACCCTGGAGGAATTCAAGTTTCTGATcaaaactgcacagaaaaagA aTATTGCGGTGGTTTTGGACCTGACCCCCAACTACAGGGGCCGTGAGCCGTGGTTCGCCAACGGCAGCGTCACCGATGTGGCAGAGAAGCTGAAG ccggCGCTGGTCTACTGGCTGAAGGAAGGGGTGGACGGGGTGCAGCTGTCCGGGGTGGAGCGCCTGGTCACCGTGGTGCCGAGCCAGTGGGCCGATATCCGAGCAATCGTGCAGAACGGAACCACGGACGGCAAGGAGAA GGCTCTCTTCGGGGTCACAGAGCAGGGGTCGGTGGCGGAGGTGTCCCGCCTGCTGAACAGCTCCGGGGTGGACCTGCTGATGTCGGGGGTCCTGCGGTCCAGTCTGACCGGGGTGGACCGGGCCGAGGCCCTGCAGCACCTGTACGCCCAGAACCAGATGTCCGTGGCCTGGACCATGGGAGACCGCCGGCATGGCCACCTGGCCTCCCTGGTCAGCCCCAACATGCTCGCACTCAACCAGATGCTGCTGTTCACCCTGCCCGGCACGCCCGTGTTCAACTACGGAGACGAGATCGGGCTGGAGGATgag CAGGAAAACAAGTTTCCCAAGATGCTTTGGGACACTGCGAATGCAGCAAACAGTACTGAGAAA gaTAGGGAGTCGATTCGTTCGTTCTTCCAGAAGCTGAGCGAGCTGCGTGGGAAGGAGCGGTCGCTGCTGTACGGAAGCTTCCGGGTCCTGCAcaactccacttcctgtctggggTACCTGCGCCAGTGGGACCAGAGCGCGGGCTACCTGGCCGCCTTCAACTGGGGGGAGGAGTCTGCGTCCCTGAGCCTCGCCCACGCGTCGCTCCCGGCAACGGCAACCGTAACCCTGAGCACGGACACCGCGGCGTTCCCCAAGGACAGCAGTGTGAAGCTGGCTGCCCTGGAGCTGGGGTCgggccaggctgtgctgctgcagtaccCTTACACTGCCTGA